In Solanum pennellii chromosome 3, SPENNV200, a single window of DNA contains:
- the LOC107014826 gene encoding aquaporin NIP6-1: MDPEEGVSAPSTPATPGTPGAPLFGGLIKHERRNGGNGKKTLLKSCKCFGVESWASEEGTLPAVSCMLPPPPISLARKVGAEFIGTLILIFAGTATAIMNQKTQGSETLIGLAASTGLAVMIVILSTGHISGAHLNPAVTIGFAALKHFPWKHVPVYIGAQIIASFCAAFTLKVVLHPIMGGGVTVPSGSYVQAFALEFIISFNLMFVVTAVATDTRAVGELAGIAVGATVMLNILIAGETTGASMNPVRTLGPAVAVGNYKAIWIYLTAPILGALIGAGVYSAVKLPDEDRDNHPKPSLEHSFRR; the protein is encoded by the exons ATGGACCCTGAAGAAGGTGTGTCAGCTCCTTCAACACCAGCAACTCCGGGAACTCCTGGTGCTCCTCTCTTTGGTGGATTGATCAAGCATGAGAGGAGAAACGGAGGGAATGGCAAAAAAACTCTTCTTAAGAGCTGTAAATGCTTCGGTGTTGAATCATGGGCCTCGGAAGAAGGAACGTTGCCTGCTGTTTCATGCATGTTACCTCCTCCTCCTATTTCATTAGCTAGAAAG GTGGGAGCAGAGTTTATAGGTACTCTGATACTGATATTTGCAGGGACAGCCACAGCCATAATGAACCAGAAGACACAAGGCTCTGAAACATTAATTGGACTGGCAGCCTCGACGGGCCTCGCTGTAATGATTGTGATTCTGTCAACTGGCCACATCTCTGGAGCCCATCTCAACCCTGCTGTGACTATTGGTTTTGCTGCTCTCAAACATTTCCCCTGGAAACAT gTTCCTGTGTACATTGGAGCACAAATTATAGCATCATTTTGTGCTGCATTCACGTTAAAGGTAGTTTTGCACCCAATAATGGGTGGTGGAGTTACTGTTCCTTCTGGTAGTTATGTTCAAGCTTTTGCCTTGGAATTCATCATCAGCTTCAATCTGATGTTCGTTGTCACTGCCGTGGCCACCGACACTAGAGCT GTAGGAGAGCTTGCGGGAATCGCTGTAGGAGCCACTGTCATGCTTAACATACTAATAGCTGG GGAGACAACTGGGGCTTCAATGAATCCCGTGAGAACCCTCGGACCAGCAGTAGCAGTAGGAAACTATAAAGCCATCTGGATCTACCTTACTGCTCCAATTCTTGGCGCTCTCATTGGGGCAGGCGTTTACTCTGCTGTCAAACTGCCTGATGAAGACAGAGACAATCATCCAAAGCCTTCCCTGGAACATAGTTTCAGAAGGTAA